In Brassica napus cultivar Da-Ae chromosome A3, Da-Ae, whole genome shotgun sequence, the sequence CAAGAAACCTCTTCTGAATCTGACATTCTCACCCATTATCGCAGCTACTTCTGTAACAGCGTTTGAAACCGTGGTTTCGCCATTCACTTTGGGATGATCCAGATTAAGCTTCAACTCCTGAATTGGAGATATCAATAACTCAGATGGTGCAAGCAAGAAAATAacatagagaggccatgatgTTTAAGTATACCATAGAAAacaagaaacctaaaaaaaactgACCTCAAGAAGCTCAGGCCCAAATGGGAAGACACCAGAAAATGGCTGAGAACTATCTTCAACCAGCAAAGCACGTTTAGCCATAGCTAAAGCCTGCAAACATGTTGGTCTTAGAGAAGAGCAAACACTAAATGTGAAATATTCTAATGGCACTACTAACCAAGTACTGGAAAATGTCGTTTCTAGCAACAAAGTCTGTCTCGCAGTTTAGTTCAATGACAGCAACTTTACCATCATTTTGAGCAACCGCAAGCATACCCTCTGCAGCTGTCCTTGAAGACTTTTTAGAAGCCAATACTTTTCCTCTCTTCCTCAAATCTTTCTGGGCAGCCTCTGTGTCAAATCCCATTTGTTAGAGATTAAGAAACAGAACCAAAACCGCAGGAAAAGAAACACAATTAGTTTGTACCAATGTCCCAGTTGCATTCAACTAGAGAGGCTTTAACATCCTTAATGGGAGCACTAGTTCTTTGCCTCAGTTGCTTGATGAGGCTCATCTGGTCAGATACAGCTGGAGACTCTGAGCTAAAACTTCTCAAGAAATTCCCAAAACCACGAAAAGGGCTTGCGTATCCAGGCGATACAAAGCTCTTGTACTGTGACAGACTTTCTAGCTTGCTCGCCACAGTAGAATACTCGTTTCTGGAGCTAAATCTACCACTAGCACTATATAAAAAGACTCCAACTTGTCGTCTCGCAAACGCCATTGTTGCACCCTAAAGCCTGAAATCAAAATGAGGAAAGAAGAAACACAAATCATAATCAAGAAAATGAAATCTCTTTGTATACATATGTGGACATTCTATATAGATTAGAGGctgaacaaaatatttatttgcttCACTAGTAGATGAAATGGAACAGATAGATTTAAAATTCCAAGCGACAAGCTTAAACGAAGCTTAGAGAGATAGAATCATCATAAGAACAAAGAACCCAACATATAATAAATACCCTTACAGCTTTTAACCAAACCAGCAAAGCATAATCACGACATTTtccatggaaaaaaaaaacaagaattttTCCATATCCATACAACTATAAACTACGCAAGAAGTGATCAAATTCTAATTATATGTAAGAAAGCTAAAGCCTTTGACAGTCAAATTAttcaagaacaagaagagaCATGAGCAAGGTTCA encodes:
- the LOC106438810 gene encoding elongation factor Ts, mitochondrial — translated: MAFARRQVGVFLYSASGRFSSRNEYSTVASKLESLSQYKSFVSPGYASPFRGFGNFLRSFSSESPAVSDQMSLIKQLRQRTSAPIKDVKASLVECNWDIEAAQKDLRKRGKVLASKKSSRTAAEGMLAVAQNDGKVAVIELNCETDFVARNDIFQYLALAMAKRALLVEDSSQPFSGVFPFGPELLEELKLNLDHPKVNGETTVSNAVTEVAAIMGENVRFRRGFLLSKPSAGVLSAYLHTSPQTGLGRIAGIVSLEVDGDNTQLEAIQRVGSEIAMHVVAAKPLFLSKDLVSSEALANEREILKSQAESTGKSQMAIEKMVEGRLRKYYEEVALMEQKFIVNDSINIKTLVDNLSKEVGSTVKVANFLRVEVGEGIERLEASDEPVAQSA